The following proteins are co-located in the Lycium ferocissimum isolate CSIRO_LF1 unplaced genomic scaffold, AGI_CSIRO_Lferr_CH_V1 ctg7865, whole genome shotgun sequence genome:
- the LOC132045761 gene encoding uncharacterized protein LOC132045761, with protein sequence MSRTVAYECIKCGEVFPSSQSIAGHTKIHFKHGWIKGTHQRKVFLASPALSPARHMSRLRVRDHKILARLKGRLTKEEDGVIMRLVEISREQEKQSRTDVEVMPNKNSEGTCAWNYQQRCHH encoded by the exons ATGTCAAGAACCGTGGCCTACGAATGCATCAAATGTGGAGAAGTGTTTCCTTCAAGCCAATCAATAGCTGGCCATACAAAGATTCATTTCAAGCATGGCTGGATTAAGGGAACCCACCAAAGAAAGGTATTTTTGGCGTCTCCAGCTTTATCACCGGCCCGCCATATGTCTCGCTTGAGGGTTCGGGACCATAAGATACTAGCTAGGCTCAAAGGCCGCCTTACAAAAGAGGAGGATGGTGTCATCATGCGACTTGTTGAGATTTCTAGGGAACAG GAAAAACAATCAAGGACTGACGTGGAGGTGATGCCAAATAAGAATTCGGAAGGCACCTGTGCTTGGAACTACCAACAAAGATGTCATCATTGA